Proteins encoded in a region of the Phacochoerus africanus isolate WHEZ1 chromosome 8, ROS_Pafr_v1, whole genome shotgun sequence genome:
- the BSPH1 gene encoding binder of sperm protein homolog 1 — MGMEKVWKDTNQTIEIFFFPLDGKCVFPFYYRDGLFHDCVKFKAKHKWCSLNGTYRGYWKYCSEEDFARCVFPFWYRHLIYWECTSDGDAFGKTWCSLTQNYNKDKVWKYCD, encoded by the exons ATGGGCATGGAGAAAGTGTGGAAAGATACAAACCAGAccataga aatttttttctttcctctagatGGCAAGTGCGTCTTTCCATTCTACTACAGAGATGGACTGTTCCATGACTGCGTCAAGTTCAAGGCAAAACACAAGTGGTGCTCTTTGAATGGAACTTATCGAGGATATTGGAAGTACTGTTCTGAAGAAG ACTTCGCCAGATGTGTGTTTCCCTTCTGGTACAGACACCTGATATACTGGGAATGTACCAGCGACGGAGATGCATTTGGGAAAACATGGTGTTCGCTGACCCAGAATTATAACAAGGACAAGGTTTGGAAATACTGTGATTAA